In Fodinibius saliphilus, a genomic segment contains:
- a CDS encoding trans-sulfuration enzyme family protein — MKNQKYSVESEMVHADQPENDPFGSHVMPIYQTSTFKFNSVEDGRKFFAHEEGGGSHAYSRLGNPTVDRLEQAFATMEGENISSEVGALAFGSGMAAVSTALLALANGGSVVAQPALYGCTGQFLKDEAPELGINTHFVDLNNLEAVEQVLGENPDVKVIYGETMANPTMTVLNIPAVAEIAKTHNVLFLVDNTFATPYHLRPLELGADMVLHSTTKYLNGHGTLIGGALIAEQSLIDAHNVALFRKNLGGVTSPFDAWLNLNGLKTFTLRMQQHAKNGVKVAEYLDQHEAIEKVYYPGLSSDSEHELADELFEKGFGGVMSFELKGGFEAGVSMMNKVEFCTLAVSLGTVDTLIQHPASMTHSVMDPEIREQAGITDGLVRLAVGIENVDDIIGDLEQALKALKAVMA; from the coding sequence ATGAAGAATCAAAAATATAGCGTAGAGTCAGAGATGGTACATGCTGATCAGCCAGAAAATGATCCGTTTGGTTCGCATGTAATGCCTATTTATCAAACTTCAACATTTAAGTTTAACTCTGTTGAAGATGGCAGAAAGTTTTTTGCCCATGAAGAGGGGGGCGGTTCTCATGCTTATTCTCGTTTGGGAAACCCCACAGTAGATCGCTTGGAGCAGGCTTTTGCCACAATGGAAGGAGAGAATATCAGCTCTGAAGTTGGTGCGTTAGCCTTTGGCAGTGGAATGGCAGCTGTAAGTACAGCCTTGTTGGCCTTAGCCAATGGGGGTTCTGTTGTTGCTCAGCCGGCTTTGTATGGGTGCACGGGTCAGTTTCTGAAAGATGAGGCACCCGAATTGGGAATTAACACCCATTTTGTAGATCTCAATAACTTAGAGGCTGTGGAACAGGTTTTGGGGGAAAATCCCGATGTGAAAGTAATTTACGGGGAAACAATGGCAAATCCCACAATGACTGTTCTTAATATACCAGCCGTTGCAGAAATAGCTAAAACACATAATGTGTTGTTTCTCGTTGACAATACATTTGCTACGCCTTATCACTTGCGCCCTTTAGAATTAGGTGCTGATATGGTGCTTCATTCTACTACTAAATATTTGAATGGGCACGGAACTCTCATTGGGGGGGCATTGATAGCAGAGCAGTCTTTAATTGATGCACATAATGTGGCGCTGTTCCGAAAGAATTTGGGTGGAGTTACCAGTCCATTTGATGCCTGGCTTAATTTAAACGGATTGAAAACGTTCACTCTGCGAATGCAGCAACATGCCAAAAATGGGGTAAAGGTTGCTGAGTATCTTGACCAGCACGAGGCCATTGAAAAAGTATACTATCCAGGGTTATCGTCTGATAGCGAACATGAATTAGCAGATGAGCTTTTTGAGAAAGGCTTTGGTGGTGTTATGAGCTTTGAGCTTAAAGGCGGTTTCGAGGCCGGCGTTTCTATGATGAATAAGGTGGAGTTTTGTACATTGGCTGTAAGTCTTGGTACGGTGGATACCCTAATACAGCACCCAGCCTCCATGACACATTCCGTTATGGATCCGGAGATTAGAGAACAAGCAGGTATTACCGACGGTCTTGTTCGTCTGGCGGTGGGCATTGAGAATGTGGATGATATTATCGGCGATCTTGAACAGGCGCTGAAAGCATTAAAGGCAGTGATGGCTTAG
- a CDS encoding Lrp/AsnC family transcriptional regulator, with protein MSRYQLDDTDKKILSILQKDGRIANNKLAEKVGLTTTPTLERVKRLEREGVIKGYGAQVDPEAVEKGLVVFCSLRLAVHKMNTLDEVCSEIDELTEIQACYHITGDADFLLKIVVKDMPAYERFVHDKLTQLQGIERIYSNIVMSTKKENYHLPINEDHHEESKI; from the coding sequence ATGAGTAGATATCAGCTGGATGATACCGATAAAAAGATCCTCTCAATCCTTCAAAAGGATGGGCGAATAGCTAATAATAAGTTGGCTGAGAAAGTAGGGCTAACTACAACCCCTACCTTAGAGCGGGTCAAAAGATTGGAACGTGAAGGGGTGATTAAGGGATATGGAGCCCAGGTAGATCCAGAAGCTGTAGAAAAAGGACTCGTTGTATTTTGCTCGCTTAGGCTGGCTGTCCATAAAATGAATACGCTGGACGAGGTCTGTAGTGAGATAGATGAGCTGACAGAAATTCAGGCCTGTTATCATATTACCGGTGATGCCGACTTTCTGTTAAAAATTGTGGTTAAGGATATGCCGGCGTACGAACGTTTTGTACATGATAAGTTAACCCAATTGCAAGGCATTGAGCGAATCTACAGTAATATTGTGATGTCTACGAAGAAAGAAAATTATCACCTTCCTATAAATGAGGATCACCATGAAGAATCAAAAATATAG
- a CDS encoding acyl-CoA dehydrogenase — MEFLNESFGFLFQYPLWAVIVSMVIVATLLAFWGTPLWVWAIAGFITLWGFSAPTWAIWVFGGLVVLFNIKVIRRYALTAPLMKLLDALNFLPAISETERTAIEAGNVWVDAELFSGKPDLNRLANESYPELSEEEQAFLEGPVEELCSMVEDWDVYVRKGFTQKQWDYMREHKFFGLIIPEEYGGLEFSASAHSAIIAKLSSRCGPLATTVMVPNSLGPAELLMHYGTQEQKDHYLPRLATGEEMPCFALTEPTAGSDAGAMTAEGEVFKGDDGELYIRLNFTKRYITLAAISTLIGLAFKLRDPENHLGKGEYPGITCALIPSDTEGIILGRRHDPMGVPFYNCPIDGEDAVVSVDQIIGGPDQAGNGWQMLMESLGVGRGISLPAQSLGGAKVATRALGAYTAIRRQFGINIGKFEGIEEPMARIGGFTYLMDAARRYTCGGLDIGEKPSVVTAIAKYNFTELGRQIVNDAMDIQGGAGISRGPRNIFAHSYISLPIAITVEGANILTRSLMIFGQGAIRCHPYAYDEIDALTKGDLKAFDNSFWKHVGHVGRNEARALIMSLTRGVIASSPVGGPAKKYYKKLSWASASFAFLADIALGSYGGGLKIKEKISGRFADILSWMYLATATLRRYDAEGQREEDRAFFEWSMEYAFGQIQEAFDEIYSEIKVPGLSWLFRGPIAMWSRLNRIGSKPSDKLGHKVAQAMQQRGETRDHITEGIYIPKDADQALGRYEHAMKLLEEAEPVYKKIYVATKKKELPKTQPRFVIDKALEKGIITEDEAKHIRKAEEARIDVVEVDEFTLEEYENQTPSTPKFEDSAEAKDITP; from the coding sequence ATGGAATTTTTGAATGAAAGTTTCGGCTTTTTATTTCAATACCCGCTATGGGCGGTGATTGTAAGTATGGTAATTGTAGCAACATTGTTGGCCTTTTGGGGAACGCCACTGTGGGTATGGGCCATTGCCGGTTTCATAACACTTTGGGGGTTCTCGGCTCCTACTTGGGCTATTTGGGTGTTTGGCGGTTTGGTCGTGCTCTTTAATATAAAAGTGATTCGTCGATATGCGTTGACGGCACCGCTTATGAAGTTATTGGATGCACTAAACTTCTTGCCAGCTATATCTGAAACGGAACGTACCGCTATTGAGGCTGGTAATGTATGGGTAGATGCCGAGCTTTTTTCGGGAAAACCAGATCTGAACAGGCTGGCAAACGAATCATATCCTGAGCTATCCGAAGAGGAGCAAGCTTTTCTAGAAGGCCCAGTTGAAGAGCTATGTTCTATGGTTGAAGACTGGGATGTGTATGTACGAAAAGGATTTACCCAAAAGCAGTGGGATTATATGCGCGAGCATAAATTTTTTGGTCTAATTATTCCGGAAGAATATGGTGGTCTGGAATTTTCAGCCAGTGCACACAGTGCTATCATCGCAAAGCTATCTTCACGCTGTGGCCCTTTGGCAACAACGGTGATGGTACCTAACTCTTTGGGGCCTGCCGAACTGTTGATGCATTATGGTACCCAAGAACAGAAAGACCATTACCTGCCACGTCTTGCAACCGGAGAAGAGATGCCCTGTTTTGCACTAACTGAGCCAACAGCCGGTTCTGATGCGGGGGCAATGACGGCTGAGGGAGAAGTATTTAAAGGAGATGACGGCGAACTGTATATACGTCTGAATTTCACTAAGCGATATATTACCCTCGCGGCTATTTCGACACTTATCGGACTCGCTTTTAAGTTGCGAGATCCCGAAAATCATTTGGGCAAAGGTGAATATCCTGGTATTACTTGTGCACTGATTCCGAGTGATACGGAGGGAATCATATTGGGACGTCGTCACGATCCCATGGGGGTACCTTTCTATAATTGCCCCATTGATGGCGAGGATGCCGTTGTTTCTGTTGACCAGATTATTGGCGGACCGGATCAAGCTGGAAATGGTTGGCAAATGCTGATGGAATCCTTAGGTGTGGGACGAGGAATATCCCTACCTGCTCAAAGTCTTGGCGGTGCGAAAGTGGCAACACGTGCTCTGGGTGCTTATACGGCTATTCGTCGTCAGTTCGGAATTAACATTGGTAAGTTTGAAGGGATCGAAGAGCCGATGGCCCGAATTGGTGGTTTTACTTACCTGATGGATGCAGCCAGACGATATACTTGTGGTGGATTAGATATCGGAGAAAAACCTTCGGTAGTAACTGCTATTGCGAAGTACAACTTTACCGAGCTGGGCAGACAGATTGTAAATGATGCCATGGATATTCAGGGCGGTGCCGGTATTTCCCGCGGGCCTCGCAATATTTTTGCTCATAGTTATATATCTCTGCCCATAGCAATAACGGTTGAGGGAGCTAACATCCTCACTCGAAGTCTTATGATATTTGGTCAGGGAGCGATACGATGTCACCCTTATGCCTATGATGAAATTGATGCCTTAACAAAAGGGGATTTAAAGGCTTTTGATAATTCTTTTTGGAAGCATGTTGGGCATGTGGGACGTAATGAAGCCCGTGCATTGATAATGAGTTTGACGCGGGGAGTAATTGCTTCTTCACCGGTAGGAGGTCCGGCAAAAAAATATTATAAAAAGTTGTCATGGGCTTCAGCCTCTTTTGCTTTCCTAGCAGATATTGCACTGGGTTCTTATGGTGGAGGACTTAAGATTAAAGAAAAGATTAGCGGGCGTTTTGCTGATATTTTAAGCTGGATGTACTTGGCTACTGCTACACTACGAAGGTACGATGCAGAGGGGCAGAGAGAAGAAGATCGTGCATTCTTTGAGTGGTCTATGGAATATGCATTTGGCCAAATACAGGAAGCCTTTGATGAGATCTATAGTGAAATTAAGGTTCCCGGTCTCAGCTGGCTATTCCGTGGTCCTATTGCTATGTGGTCTCGTTTGAATCGTATCGGGTCAAAACCCTCAGATAAGCTGGGCCATAAAGTGGCACAGGCTATGCAACAGCGTGGAGAAACACGAGATCATATTACAGAAGGAATCTATATTCCTAAGGATGCAGACCAGGCACTTGGGCGTTACGAACATGCTATGAAGTTATTAGAAGAAGCGGAACCTGTATACAAGAAAATATATGTGGCTACGAAGAAGAAAGAGCTGCCTAAAACACAGCCTCGCTTTGTTATTGATAAAGCCCTGGAAAAAGGAATCATCACAGAAGACGAAGCAAAACATATTAGAAAAGCGGAAGAGGCCCGTATTGATGTAGTTGAGGTTGATGAGTTTACACTGGAGGAATACGAAAACCAAACTCCATCAACACCTAAGTTTGAAGATTCTGCTGAGGCAAAAGACATTACGCCATAG
- a CDS encoding TetR/AcrR family transcriptional regulator, giving the protein MDQVEEKSLKEQIIGAARKVLVDKGYRNFSLRKIAGEIDVSATSIYLHFENKDDLVHTLMGKAISRLNRQLEQKVAEADNPIAKLEALAREYVEFALAHPREYQVIYLISSDEMTRYPKEKFRKARKGYEIVTDVLKQGVESGLISESRPRLAAYTFWAQLHGVMSVVLSKRLDNRINQEEFIEEAIDHIIKGYQLRTSL; this is encoded by the coding sequence ATGGATCAAGTCGAAGAAAAGAGTTTAAAAGAACAAATAATTGGTGCCGCTCGAAAGGTGCTGGTGGACAAGGGGTATCGTAACTTTTCTCTGCGAAAAATAGCTGGAGAGATTGATGTAAGTGCTACCAGTATTTATCTGCATTTTGAAAATAAAGATGATCTGGTACATACCTTAATGGGAAAAGCCATATCACGACTTAACAGGCAGCTTGAACAGAAAGTCGCTGAAGCTGATAATCCGATTGCGAAATTGGAAGCTTTGGCAAGAGAATATGTTGAGTTTGCACTTGCTCATCCACGTGAGTATCAAGTAATCTATTTAATTAGCTCAGACGAAATGACGCGTTACCCCAAAGAAAAGTTTCGAAAGGCACGAAAGGGATATGAAATTGTTACTGATGTTTTGAAACAGGGAGTAGAGTCTGGTCTAATATCAGAAAGTAGGCCCCGGTTGGCAGCATATACATTTTGGGCCCAGCTTCATGGAGTGATGTCAGTAGTACTTTCTAAGAGATTGGATAATCGTATTAACCAGGAAGAATTTATAGAAGAAGCGATTGACCATATAATCAAAGGATATCAGCTGCGGACATCCTTATAA
- the trmB gene encoding tRNA (guanosine(46)-N7)-methyltransferase TrmB has product MGTNKLQRFKEITAYENVLEHTDFQDGKSSKPKGGWHKAIFGNEKSIVLELACGKGTYTLELARRSPNVNVIGIDIKGGRIWKGATQALEEGLENVRFLRIYIDHLYEYFAPKEVDDIWITFPDPYPRAGNRDKRLVAPKFLSIYQQVVTSNAHIRLKTDSNELFSYTKRILSETDCKVTDIVESVYDERPDDELLSIKTDFEEKHLKKGKEISFISFCLPEKPIKG; this is encoded by the coding sequence ATGGGAACAAATAAACTGCAGCGTTTTAAAGAAATTACAGCGTATGAAAATGTTTTGGAGCATACTGATTTCCAGGATGGTAAATCCTCAAAACCTAAAGGAGGATGGCATAAAGCCATTTTCGGTAATGAAAAGTCTATAGTATTGGAATTGGCCTGTGGGAAAGGCACTTATACTTTGGAGCTAGCGCGTAGAAGTCCCAATGTAAATGTTATTGGAATTGATATAAAAGGAGGGCGGATATGGAAGGGCGCAACACAAGCTTTAGAAGAAGGGTTAGAGAACGTGCGTTTTTTACGAATCTATATTGATCACCTTTATGAGTACTTTGCACCGAAAGAGGTAGATGATATATGGATCACTTTTCCCGACCCATATCCCCGGGCAGGTAATCGTGATAAGCGCTTAGTTGCTCCCAAATTTCTGAGTATATATCAGCAGGTGGTAACATCTAATGCACATATTCGGCTGAAAACAGACAGTAATGAGTTATTTTCATATACCAAGAGAATATTAAGTGAAACAGACTGTAAGGTGACAGATATTGTAGAAAGCGTATATGATGAGCGTCCGGATGATGAACTATTGTCGATAAAAACAGATTTTGAGGAAAAACACTTAAAGAAGGGAAAAGAAATTTCATTCATCAGTTTTTGTCTCCCAGAAAAGCCGATCAAAGGTTAA
- a CDS encoding energy transducer TonB codes for MQSLYNELTHPRIAKSANIEGIVQVQFIVGKDGYVINVEVI; via the coding sequence ATCCAATCTTTATATAATGAACTCACGCATCCAAGAATAGCCAAATCAGCTAATATAGAAGGTATAGTACAGGTTCAATTTATTGTTGGAAAGGATGGTTATGTTATCAATGTGGAAGTTATTTAA
- the pdxH gene encoding pyridoxamine 5'-phosphate oxidase gives MSVNKAQQDVEKIRRDYAGEELSKSAVKDDPIAQFKEWFEQALSADLLDANAMTLATVSDSMQPSSRIVLLKGIEERGFRFYTNYSSQKGEELKQNPKASLCFYWAPLSRQVRIQGKVERLSPEISESYFKQRPRPSQIGAWASKQSNEVESRKELESKFEELKEHFEGQEVPLPDFWGGYLLVPDRVEFWQGRPSRLHDRICYKKEAEEWKLSRLAP, from the coding sequence ATGTCTGTAAACAAGGCACAGCAAGACGTAGAAAAAATACGGCGCGACTATGCAGGTGAAGAACTGTCAAAATCAGCCGTAAAAGATGATCCCATAGCCCAGTTTAAAGAGTGGTTTGAACAAGCCCTTTCTGCGGACCTTTTGGATGCGAATGCAATGACTCTTGCAACGGTTTCGGATTCCATGCAACCGTCTTCTCGAATTGTATTACTTAAAGGTATCGAGGAGCGGGGGTTTCGTTTTTATACGAATTACAGTAGCCAGAAAGGAGAAGAGTTAAAGCAAAATCCGAAGGCTTCGCTTTGCTTTTACTGGGCACCATTATCTCGCCAAGTGCGTATACAAGGCAAGGTTGAACGGTTATCTCCGGAAATTTCTGAATCGTATTTTAAACAGCGTCCTCGTCCAAGCCAAATCGGTGCTTGGGCTTCAAAACAGAGTAATGAGGTTGAATCTCGCAAGGAGCTCGAATCTAAGTTTGAAGAATTGAAGGAGCATTTTGAAGGGCAAGAGGTACCGCTTCCAGACTTTTGGGGTGGTTATTTGCTTGTACCAGACAGAGTTGAGTTTTGGCAGGGTAGACCAAGTCGATTACATGATCGTATCTGTTATAAAAAAGAGGCGGAAGAATGGAAACTCTCCCGCCTTGCGCCCTAG
- a CDS encoding thioredoxin family protein, translating into MSNTPSTMLELGTDAPAFKLFDTVNNQLVSLDDFDNAKGLLVVFMCNHCPFVKHILDDFVITARDLQQKGIGVVAISSNDVENYPDDSPVKMAQLARDKQFSFPYLYDGTQEVAKAYRAACTPDFYLFNENDKLVYRGQFDDSRPGNDEPITGKDIREAADLLFDEEVKENQKPSMGCNIKWKPGKEPNYFG; encoded by the coding sequence ATGTCTAACACTCCTTCCACAATGCTGGAACTCGGAACCGATGCACCAGCCTTTAAACTTTTTGATACAGTAAATAACCAGCTGGTATCTCTCGATGACTTTGATAATGCTAAAGGCTTGCTTGTTGTGTTTATGTGCAATCACTGCCCATTTGTGAAACATATTTTGGATGATTTTGTTATCACGGCACGTGACCTGCAGCAGAAAGGAATTGGCGTTGTTGCTATTAGTTCCAACGATGTTGAAAACTATCCTGACGATAGTCCTGTTAAAATGGCTCAACTGGCACGGGATAAACAGTTTTCATTCCCCTATCTCTATGACGGAACGCAAGAAGTTGCAAAAGCATACCGTGCTGCATGCACCCCCGATTTTTATCTCTTTAATGAGAATGACAAGCTTGTCTATCGTGGACAGTTTGATGATAGTCGACCTGGAAACGATGAACCCATTACCGGTAAAGATATTCGAGAAGCAGCCGACCTCCTTTTTGATGAAGAAGTGAAAGAAAATCAAAAGCCTAGTATGGGATGCAATATTAAATGGAAGCCAGGTAAAGAACCAAATTATTTCGGGTAG
- a CDS encoding PA0069 family radical SAM protein, with protein sequence MGNDRNPIRGRGASDNPANRFEDKYTDYHLDEETGEKPSQNTRFIADNTKEILSKNESPDIPFTYGLNPYRGCEHGCIYCYARPTHEFLGYSAGLDFESRIMVKYEAPRKLRKKFAQNSWMPEVVVMSGVTDPYQPVERELEITRGCLEVFAESRNPVSIITKNYLVTRDIDLLSELAKYNAVYVNFSITTLDRKLARVMEPRTSQPNRRLKAIQKLSEVGISVGVNVAPIIPGLTDHECVEILKEARKAGASRAGYTILRLPHGVKDLFKEWLQQHYPDRKEKVLNRLKSMRNGDLYNSEFGRRFRGEGEFANQIREMFRVQTNKLGFDEHNSSLSTKYFKRPQIGQLDLF encoded by the coding sequence ATGGGTAATGATAGGAATCCAATTCGTGGTCGCGGTGCATCCGATAATCCTGCTAATCGGTTTGAAGATAAGTATACAGACTACCATTTAGACGAAGAAACGGGTGAAAAGCCGAGCCAGAATACAAGGTTTATTGCTGATAATACAAAAGAGATTCTTTCCAAAAATGAAAGTCCTGATATTCCCTTCACCTATGGACTGAATCCTTATCGCGGATGTGAGCATGGATGTATCTACTGTTATGCCAGGCCTACGCATGAATTTTTGGGGTATTCTGCAGGTCTGGATTTTGAATCTCGCATTATGGTCAAATATGAGGCTCCTCGAAAACTTAGGAAAAAGTTTGCTCAAAATAGTTGGATGCCGGAAGTGGTAGTGATGAGTGGGGTTACGGATCCCTATCAACCGGTGGAAAGAGAGCTAGAGATTACGAGAGGATGTCTGGAAGTTTTTGCAGAGTCTCGAAATCCTGTCAGCATTATTACTAAAAATTACTTAGTTACACGTGATATTGATCTTTTAAGCGAGCTTGCAAAATATAACGCTGTTTATGTTAATTTCTCAATAACAACGCTGGATAGAAAGCTGGCACGAGTAATGGAGCCTAGAACATCGCAACCCAATAGACGATTGAAAGCGATTCAGAAGTTGTCAGAGGTGGGGATATCTGTTGGGGTTAATGTAGCCCCGATAATACCCGGCTTAACTGATCATGAATGTGTTGAGATATTGAAAGAAGCTCGAAAGGCGGGGGCTAGCAGGGCAGGGTACACGATCCTTAGGTTACCGCATGGGGTGAAAGATCTATTTAAAGAATGGTTGCAACAGCATTACCCTGACCGAAAAGAAAAGGTTTTAAATCGCTTGAAGTCTATGAGGAATGGTGATCTGTATAACAGTGAATTTGGAAGGCGTTTTAGAGGAGAGGGAGAGTTTGCTAATCAAATCAGAGAAATGTTTCGGGTACAAACCAACAAGTTGGGATTTGATGAACACAATTCCTCACTTTCAACAAAATATTTTAAGCGTCCCCAAATAGGGCAGTTAGATTTGTTTTAA
- a CDS encoding NAD-dependent succinate-semialdehyde dehydrogenase, giving the protein MKSINPATDEVEATYEQMDDQTLDHIINDAVQAQEEWQKRSFDERSQILIKAAKILKSRKNEFAELMAREMGKPLPQGVSESEKCAWVCNYYAENAEGFLEDEYIESDAEKSYVTFNPLGTVLAIMPWNFPFWQLFRFASPALMAGNAAILKHAPNVTGCALAIEDVLHEAGIPRALFRTVVVDVEQTQQLIKHTGIAAVTLTGSTRAGRAVASTAGEELKKTVLELGGSDPYLILKDADLEQAAETCVTSRLINSGQSCIAAKRLIVVEENYDSFLQKVVDQMSRMKFGDPFEDETDIGPMARKDLREKLHQQVRESIKRGANCVLGGEIPDCKGAFYPPTVLTNVAKGMPAYEEELFGPVVAVIKVADENEAISVANDTEYGLGAAVFSANIVRAEQLAAKKLKAGCCFVNDFVKSDPRLPFGGIKKSGLGRELSHFGIMEFVNKKTIYIN; this is encoded by the coding sequence ATGAAGTCAATTAATCCAGCAACAGATGAAGTTGAAGCAACATATGAACAGATGGATGATCAAACTTTGGATCACATTATAAATGATGCGGTTCAGGCCCAGGAAGAGTGGCAAAAGAGATCTTTTGATGAGCGGTCTCAAATACTTATAAAAGCAGCAAAAATACTTAAATCTCGCAAGAACGAATTTGCCGAGCTAATGGCCCGGGAGATGGGCAAGCCATTGCCTCAGGGGGTATCAGAAAGTGAAAAGTGTGCTTGGGTGTGTAACTATTATGCTGAAAATGCCGAAGGTTTTCTGGAGGATGAGTATATCGAGTCAGATGCTGAAAAGAGTTATGTAACGTTCAATCCATTGGGCACAGTACTTGCAATAATGCCGTGGAATTTTCCGTTTTGGCAGTTATTTCGCTTTGCTTCTCCTGCCCTGATGGCTGGTAATGCTGCTATCTTGAAGCATGCTCCGAATGTTACTGGTTGTGCGCTAGCCATTGAAGATGTATTACATGAGGCCGGTATTCCTAGAGCGCTTTTTAGGACGGTTGTAGTAGATGTTGAGCAAACACAACAACTTATAAAGCATACCGGAATTGCCGCCGTTACTTTAACGGGTAGTACGCGTGCCGGTAGAGCTGTAGCTTCTACTGCAGGAGAAGAATTGAAGAAGACAGTGCTTGAACTGGGTGGTAGTGATCCATACCTCATACTTAAAGATGCAGATTTAGAACAGGCAGCAGAAACTTGTGTCACATCCAGACTCATTAATAGTGGGCAGAGCTGTATAGCAGCCAAAAGACTTATTGTAGTAGAAGAGAACTATGATTCTTTTTTGCAGAAGGTAGTTGATCAAATGAGTCGTATGAAGTTTGGAGATCCCTTCGAGGATGAAACTGATATCGGACCCATGGCTCGAAAAGATTTAAGAGAAAAGCTGCATCAGCAGGTACGGGAAAGTATAAAAAGGGGGGCAAATTGTGTTTTGGGTGGAGAGATTCCCGATTGTAAAGGTGCTTTTTATCCTCCCACTGTTTTGACAAATGTTGCTAAAGGCATGCCAGCATACGAAGAAGAGCTTTTTGGCCCCGTAGTTGCTGTAATTAAGGTTGCAGATGAAAATGAGGCAATTTCGGTAGCAAATGATACAGAGTATGGATTGGGAGCCGCTGTTTTTTCTGCGAACATTGTGAGGGCAGAACAACTAGCTGCTAAGAAGCTGAAAGCGGGGTGTTGCTTCGTCAATGATTTCGTAAAATCGGACCCAAGGTTACCGTTTGGAGGGATAAAAAAATCGGGGCTAGGTAGAGAACTTTCTCATTTTGGTATTATGGAGTTTGTAAACAAAAAAACCATATATATAAATTAA
- a CDS encoding aspartate aminotransferase family protein, which yields MDHKKSFYKHVAQTSDAPMGLEIDKASGAYIYTSEGKEYVDFISGIAVSSLGHRHPRVVKAVKEQVDRHLHVMVYGEYIQEPQSAYAELLTSQLPEILDRVYFVNSGTEANEGALKLAKKHTGRHKFVAFNHGYHGDTHGSLSVTGRDVYRDPYLPLLPDIHFLDFNSYEKLETIDEETAAVIMEPIQGEGGIIPAQKKWLRAVRERCNEVGALLIFDEIQTGFYRTGSLFAFQNYEVTPDILCLAKAMGGGMPMGAFVSSSENFESFMYNPPLNHVTTFGGHPVSCAAAYATLNELLSDDYGKRATEIESIVREELTAESIVEIRGVGAMLGLELANKELTQKVVEACFEQGIILGWTLHSNTLVRIAPPLIIEHELLRSTLMMINDSIQELSN from the coding sequence TTGGATCATAAAAAATCATTTTACAAACATGTAGCACAAACCAGCGATGCCCCGATGGGACTAGAAATAGATAAAGCCTCGGGAGCTTACATCTATACTTCGGAGGGGAAAGAGTATGTAGACTTTATATCAGGTATCGCTGTGAGCAGTTTGGGACACCGTCATCCCCGTGTTGTAAAAGCTGTTAAGGAACAAGTGGATCGGCACTTACATGTGATGGTGTACGGTGAATATATTCAAGAGCCCCAATCGGCCTATGCTGAGCTTTTAACCTCCCAATTGCCGGAGATCTTAGACCGGGTGTATTTTGTTAATAGTGGTACCGAAGCTAATGAAGGAGCCCTAAAGCTTGCAAAGAAGCATACTGGACGGCATAAGTTTGTAGCTTTTAATCATGGCTACCACGGTGATACCCATGGATCACTAAGTGTAACAGGTCGCGATGTATATAGAGATCCATATTTGCCCTTGCTTCCGGATATCCATTTTCTCGATTTTAATAGTTACGAAAAGCTTGAGACCATTGATGAGGAAACAGCAGCAGTAATTATGGAGCCCATACAGGGAGAAGGAGGTATTATTCCCGCTCAAAAAAAATGGTTGAGGGCTGTCAGGGAACGATGCAATGAAGTAGGGGCACTATTAATTTTTGATGAGATTCAAACAGGCTTTTATCGTACCGGTTCATTATTTGCTTTTCAAAATTATGAAGTAACACCGGATATCTTGTGTTTGGCAAAAGCAATGGGCGGGGGCATGCCGATGGGGGCCTTTGTATCTTCATCTGAAAATTTTGAGTCATTCATGTACAATCCTCCACTTAATCATGTAACAACGTTTGGAGGACATCCGGTTTCTTGTGCGGCTGCTTATGCTACACTCAATGAGCTGTTGTCAGATGATTATGGGAAACGGGCTACAGAAATTGAGTCCATTGTTCGAGAAGAGCTTACCGCTGAGAGCATTGTTGAAATAAGAGGAGTAGGCGCAATGCTTGGTTTAGAATTAGCAAACAAAGAGCTCACACAAAAGGTAGTAGAAGCATGTTTTGAACAAGGTATTATTTTGGGATGGACTTTGCATTCAAATACTCTTGTTCGCATTGCACCACCCCTTATTATTGAACATGAGCTACTTCGATCAACGCTCATGATGATTAATGATAGTATCCAAGAACTTTCTAATTAA